Within Streptomyces sp. NBC_00704, the genomic segment ACTGCGCCACAGGCCCTTGCAACGAGTGAAACTCTAGCATCCCCGTCGGCCTGCTTGGAAATCCGTTCCCCGAGGCCGGGCGGGGGGTGGCGGGGCCCTTATTCGTTGGCGGCGCGGGGGCGCTCGCCGTCCTCGTACTGGTCGAACAGCGGGGTGCGGCCGCGTTCGCGGGAGCGCCGGGCCGAGGCCGCGCGCCGTGCGTCGCTGCGCTCGCCGCCCTCCGCGGACCGGTCCTCGGCGCCGTCGTCCGCTTCCGGTTCCCCGGCCGGGGAGTGCCCGGCGTCGGCCGTCTCCTGCTCCGGGGCGACGGAGCTGGACCGGGCCGAGCTCCAGGCGTCGGGCGCGGAGAGGTCCACGTCGGACGTGGCCCGCGGGGCGACCGGCGCGGTCACGTAGGTGGGCAGCGGGACCGGGACCGGGTCCCAGCTGTCGCCGTGCCCGGGGCGGCGCTGCCGCTCGCGCTGCTGGTCGACCCACTCGGCGTGGTCGGTCTGCTCGACGAGCGCCCTGCGGTCCGCGGCGAGGGCCAGCAGGCCCGGGTCGGTCTCCGGCCCGGCGCCCGCGTGCGGCTCCTCTGCGCCGGCGTCGGAGCCGGCGTCGGGGGACTGCGCGCCCGCCGGGGCGGGGGCCCGTCGGCGCGGCTGGCGTTCGCGCAGCCGCTGGGCGGCTACTTCGGCGCGCCTGCGGTCCATCTGGTAGGCGAAGCGGCGGTGCTCCTGGGCGCGCAGATAGGCGATGTACGCGCTGAGCAGGACGGCGGGCACGGCGGGCGCCCAGAGGAAGGCGAGGCCGCCGACGGCCGCGACGATCGCGCCGAGCGTGAAGGCGGCGAAGAGCATCACCGTGGTGCGCCGACGGCGCGCGAGCGCCTTCGAGCGCTGGGCGCGCGCGGCGGACGCCTGGGCGGAGGCGGCCTGGCGGGCGGACGGCCGCGCGGCGGACGCCTGACGTGGGGCCGGCGCGCGCCGGCCCGCCGCGCCCCCGCCGCCGTCGCTCGCGGAGGCGTGGGAACCGCGCGGGGCGGGCGGGGCGGGGAGGGTCTGCGACGTGTGCGGAGTGTGCGGGGCGTGGGCGGCCGACGGGTGCGGAGCAGCGGCTCCGGTGGCCGCGGACGGCGCGGAGGCGTGGTCGCGGGGCGACCTGACGCCCTGTTCGCGCGCCTCGCGCGCCTCGCGCCCGGAGTCGGCCGCCGGCTCGCGCGCCGGTTCACGCACCGCGTCGCGCGCCCCTTCGGGACGTCCCGTTCCGCGTTCCTGGGCGCGCTCGTGGCCGCGCTCGTGGCCGCGTTCCTGTCCTCGCTCGTGCACCGGCGCCTTCACCTGGGGACGGGTCGGCGGCATGGCGAAGGCCCGGACGTCCACCGTGTCGGTGACGGCGTCCGGGGCGCCGGCGTCGGACGCCTCCTCGGCGGAGCGTGCCCGCAGGTCCCTGGCGTACCGGCGCTCCATCCCCGCCCTTCCGGACAGCAGCCGGATGGCGGTGCTGAAGCGTTCCGTGGGACGAGCCTCGTTCAGCTCGTCCTGCCTACGGAGCCACATGGGCACCAAGTAGGCGGCCCAGGCCCCGACGATGACTGCGTAGATGAGGCCGCTGCTGCTCACGTCTCACACCGTAGAGGGGTTTACGTGAGGCCATCCGCCAATTGAGCCGGTGTGTCGCACGATCCGGCTGATATTTCGAACTTTTTTTGTGACCGATGCGATCAGCAGGCCGCCATGGGTGCGAATTCCCTGCCTGAGACCGTCACCACCCGATCATTCTCGAACGCATATCCATCGAACATTCATTCAATTCCCGAGGTCACGCTGATTGCCCCCGGCATTGCCCTGCGCGCTCTGCGGCGAGGTACGCGCGCGTGTGCGCCGCCAGCGGCTCAGCAGACCGTCGAGGGCCTCCTCCGCCGTGAGGGCGAACACCAGGTGGTCGCGCCAGGCGCCGTCGATGTGGAGATAGCGCGGACGCAGTCCTTCCTCGCGGAATCCGAGTTTCTCCACGACCCGGCGGCTGGGCCCGTTCTCGGGGCGAATGCAGACCTCGATGCGGTGCAGTCCGACGGTGCGGAAACAGTGGTCCACGACCATGGCGACGGCCGTCGGCATGACCCCGCGGCCGGCGACCGACTCGTCCACCCAGTAGCCGACGTGCCCCGAGCACATCGACCCCCAGGCGATCCCGGCGACCGTCAACTGCCCGACGAGGCGCCCCTGGTACTCGATGACGAACGGGAGCATCCGCCCCGCGTTCGCCTCGTTCCGCAGATGCCGCACCATCTGGCGGTACGTCGGCCGGTGCGCGATCGGACCGCTGGGCGCGGGCGGCGGGATGGTCGCCTCCCAGGGTCGCAGCCAGTCCCGGTTGCGCCGGTTGACCTCGCGCCAGGCCCGCTGGTCGCGCATCTTTATCGGCCGCAGGACGATGTCGCCGTCGCGCAGCTCGACCGGCCAGGATGGGCTGTTCAGCTCGCACCCCCCTGGCCGGAACCCGGGTGGTCGCCGCCGCGGATCTGGTCGACGGCGTGGACCAGCAGCGGTTCCAGGACGGCCAGGCCGTCCTTCACCCC encodes:
- the sepX gene encoding divisome protein SepX/GlpR, with the translated sequence MSSSGLIYAVIVGAWAAYLVPMWLRRQDELNEARPTERFSTAIRLLSGRAGMERRYARDLRARSAEEASDAGAPDAVTDTVDVRAFAMPPTRPQVKAPVHERGQERGHERGHERAQERGTGRPEGARDAVREPAREPAADSGREAREAREQGVRSPRDHASAPSAATGAAAPHPSAAHAPHTPHTSQTLPAPPAPRGSHASASDGGGGAAGRRAPAPRQASAARPSARQAASAQASAARAQRSKALARRRRTTVMLFAAFTLGAIVAAVGGLAFLWAPAVPAVLLSAYIAYLRAQEHRRFAYQMDRRRAEVAAQRLRERQPRRRAPAPAGAQSPDAGSDAGAEEPHAGAGPETDPGLLALAADRRALVEQTDHAEWVDQQRERQRRPGHGDSWDPVPVPLPTYVTAPVAPRATSDVDLSAPDAWSSARSSSVAPEQETADAGHSPAGEPEADDGAEDRSAEGGERSDARRAASARRSRERGRTPLFDQYEDGERPRAANE
- a CDS encoding GNAT family N-acetyltransferase produces the protein MNSPSWPVELRDGDIVLRPIKMRDQRAWREVNRRNRDWLRPWEATIPPPAPSGPIAHRPTYRQMVRHLRNEANAGRMLPFVIEYQGRLVGQLTVAGIAWGSMCSGHVGYWVDESVAGRGVMPTAVAMVVDHCFRTVGLHRIEVCIRPENGPSRRVVEKLGFREEGLRPRYLHIDGAWRDHLVFALTAEEALDGLLSRWRRTRARTSPQSAQGNAGGNQRDLGN